In Deltaproteobacteria bacterium, the genomic window ATTTCAAGACTGCCGATGGGCAGAAAGGCGTGACCGGGCAGAATCTCCTTGTCCTTTTGGAGAGGCGTCTGGATACCGCCGTGTACCGTCTGGGGTTCGCCGCTTCCCGTGCGGACGCCAGGCAGCTCGTAAAACATGGGCATATTATGGTCAACGGCAGAAAGGTCGATATTCCCTCGTACCTCCTCAGAATAGGGGATGAGATTCAGATAAGGGAAAAAAGCCGTGAATCTGTGCGGGTGAAAGAAGCAATGATCTCCGCCGAGAGAAAAAGCGTTCCTGCCTGGCTGGACCTTGAGACAAAGGCATTCAAAGGGGTGTTTAAAAACTATCCCACCCGCGAGGAGGTCGCGCTGCCCGTTCAGGAGCAGCTGATCGTTGAGCTTTACTCCAAGTAGTTCCGATGGACCGGCAGTTGGTTCATCAAAAAAACAATATCACCGGGCTTGGGGTGAAACCGATGGGATTCACTCCAGGTGGTGATCAGGGGGCGTAATCCGCGAGGAGTCGAGATGACAATATTGGATACGAATTG contains:
- the rpsD gene encoding 30S ribosomal protein S4, which translates into the protein MARYRESVCRLCRREGTKLFLKGDRCYSDKCAVERRPYPPGMHGTRRMKQSDYGIQLREKQKARRIYGVMESQFRNYFKTADGQKGVTGQNLLVLLERRLDTAVYRLGFAASRADARQLVKHGHIMVNGRKVDIPSYLLRIGDEIQIREKSRESVRVKEAMISAERKSVPAWLDLETKAFKGVFKNYPTREEVALPVQEQLIVELYSK